One Mesorhizobium loti genomic window carries:
- a CDS encoding Exo-beta-1,3-glucanase, protein MAAIHNVASIREAIPRTASSNNRASSHDRIDISIVHPDQNRFELTRIRLRCNLANGRIQARNVRRPRGIADSHAPRYLRRPRPAGAFHA, encoded by the coding sequence TTGGCCGCGATCCACAATGTCGCCAGCATCAGAGAGGCGATCCCCAGGACCGCCAGCAGCAACAACAGGGCCAGCAGCCACGACAGGATCGATATCAGCATTGTTCACCCGGACCAGAACCGGTTCGAGCTTACCCGCATCCGGTTGCGCTGCAACCTCGCAAACGGGCGTATCCAGGCACGGAACGTTCGCCGCCCGCGCGGCATTGCCGACAGCCACGCGCCGCGCTATCTGAGGCGACCCCGTCCTGCCGGAGCCTTCCATGCCTGA
- a CDS encoding lactone-specific esterase — MLISILSWLLALLLLLAVLGIASLMLATLWIAAKAQRLVPPVGKFVEIDGNRIHYVDVGEGRPIVFLHGLGAQLHHFRHTLFGHFGPGYRLIALDRPGSGYSVRANGATGRLPEQAELVRRFIEKLGLERPLVVGHSLGGAITLTLAVEHPEAISGVALLAPLTHLETRTRLRFDLLYIPSRLQRWIMAYTVAIPLSLRYARPTMEFIFTPQAFPTDYMVDGGGWLGLRPAHFQATSADVVAVEQDLGRIELRYGEIAMPVGILFGTADRVIDIRTHGEPMQDKIAGLDFEPVDGVGHMPQFVEPRWVIDFIERIAARAFASPQPHDNFNEPTG; from the coding sequence ATGCTGATATCGATCCTGTCGTGGCTGCTGGCCCTGTTGTTGCTGCTGGCGGTCCTGGGGATCGCCTCTCTGATGCTGGCGACATTGTGGATCGCGGCCAAGGCGCAGAGACTGGTGCCGCCGGTCGGAAAATTCGTCGAGATCGACGGCAACCGCATCCACTATGTCGACGTGGGCGAGGGCAGGCCGATCGTCTTCCTGCACGGGCTTGGTGCGCAACTCCATCACTTCCGGCACACTTTGTTCGGGCATTTCGGCCCGGGCTACCGGCTGATCGCGCTCGATCGTCCGGGATCGGGCTATTCGGTGCGGGCGAACGGTGCTACCGGCCGGTTGCCCGAACAGGCGGAATTGGTGCGCCGCTTCATCGAAAAACTGGGGCTGGAAAGGCCGCTGGTGGTGGGCCACTCGCTGGGTGGCGCCATCACGCTGACCCTCGCCGTGGAGCATCCCGAGGCGATTTCGGGCGTCGCCTTGCTGGCGCCGTTGACGCATCTGGAAACCAGGACACGCCTGCGGTTTGACCTACTCTACATTCCCTCACGCCTGCAGCGCTGGATCATGGCCTACACCGTGGCGATACCCCTGAGCCTGCGCTATGCGCGGCCGACAATGGAATTCATCTTCACGCCGCAGGCTTTTCCGACGGACTACATGGTTGACGGCGGCGGCTGGCTTGGGCTGCGGCCTGCCCATTTCCAGGCGACATCGGCCGACGTCGTGGCCGTGGAACAAGATCTCGGCCGCATCGAGCTGCGCTATGGCGAGATTGCCATGCCGGTCGGCATCCTGTTTGGAACCGCCGACCGCGTCATCGACATCCGCACCCATGGCGAGCCGATGCAAGACAAGATCGCGGGACTCGATTTCGAGCCCGTCGACGGCGTCGGCCATATGCCGCAGTTCGTCGAGCCCAGGTGGGTGATCGATTTCATCGAGCGGATTGCCGCCCGCGCGTTTGCATCACCACAGCCTCACGACAATTTCAATGAACCAACCGGCTGA
- a CDS encoding xanthine-guanine phosphoribosyltransferase produces the protein MSLPEKAFPVSWDQFHRDARALSWRLSGANKGQWRAIVCITRGGLVPAAIIARELGIRVIETVCVASYHDYTSQGQLQVLKEITPALLADDGAGVLIIDDLTDTGKTAGIVRAMMPKAHFATVYAKPKGRPLVDTFVTEVSQDTWIYFPWDMGFTYQKPIADDHAG, from the coding sequence ATGTCCCTTCCCGAAAAAGCCTTCCCGGTCTCCTGGGACCAGTTTCATCGTGACGCCCGCGCGCTTTCCTGGCGGCTTTCGGGCGCCAACAAGGGTCAATGGAGAGCGATCGTCTGCATCACCCGCGGCGGACTGGTTCCGGCGGCGATCATCGCGCGCGAGCTCGGCATCCGTGTCATCGAGACGGTCTGCGTCGCCTCCTACCACGACTACACCAGCCAGGGGCAGTTGCAGGTGCTGAAGGAAATCACGCCCGCGCTGCTCGCCGACGACGGCGCCGGCGTGCTGATCATCGACGACCTGACCGACACCGGCAAGACCGCCGGCATCGTGCGCGCGATGATGCCCAAGGCGCATTTCGCCACCGTCTACGCCAAGCCGAAGGGCCGCCCGCTGGTCGACACTTTCGTCACCGAGGTCAGCCAGGACACCTGGATCTATTTCCCCTGGGACATGGGCTTCACCTATCAGAAGCCGATCGCCGACGACCACGCCGGCTGA
- a CDS encoding universal stress protein UspA-like protein produces MRFKTIVAILQNEQDAERVLDCAIPLASRFESHLIGIHAEALPVPYTSATGFPDTEFLQVSADMNRERADKLQAVFLRRIEDSGLSFEWRSLESFSGDSALTGISNVRAADLIIAAQRETGGDPSADVDTLVYDAGRPVLVVPSAGPLVTTFKRVLLAWNGSKEAARAAFDALPFIIEAEKTDILVIDPPDTLEESPEAAGAEIAAALSRHGANVSVSVQQSGGTSVDDMIQNRVAESGADLLVLGAYSHSWLRQLLFGGVTRTVLRTAQVAAFLSR; encoded by the coding sequence ATGCGCTTCAAGACCATCGTTGCCATTCTGCAGAACGAGCAGGACGCCGAGCGCGTGCTCGACTGCGCCATTCCACTCGCCAGCCGCTTCGAGAGCCATCTGATCGGCATCCATGCCGAGGCGCTTCCGGTGCCCTACACTTCGGCGACCGGTTTCCCGGACACCGAGTTCCTGCAGGTGTCGGCCGACATGAACCGGGAGCGGGCCGACAAGCTGCAGGCCGTCTTTCTCCGGCGCATCGAGGATTCCGGCCTCTCCTTCGAGTGGCGCAGCCTGGAGAGCTTTTCCGGCGACAGCGCGCTGACCGGGATTTCGAACGTGCGTGCCGCCGATCTGATCATCGCCGCCCAGCGTGAGACCGGCGGCGACCCGAGCGCCGATGTCGACACGCTGGTCTATGATGCCGGCCGCCCGGTGCTGGTGGTGCCGAGCGCGGGTCCGCTGGTCACCACTTTCAAGCGTGTGCTGCTCGCCTGGAACGGCAGCAAGGAGGCCGCGCGTGCCGCCTTCGACGCCCTGCCCTTCATCATCGAGGCCGAGAAAACCGACATATTGGTCATCGATCCGCCCGACACGCTCGAGGAAAGCCCGGAAGCCGCCGGCGCCGAAATCGCAGCGGCGCTGTCGCGCCACGGCGCCAATGTCAGCGTCTCGGTGCAGCAATCTGGCGGCACCTCGGTCGACGACATGATCCAGAACCGGGTCGCCGAGAGCGGCGCCGATCTCCTGGTGCTTGGTGCCTACAGCCATTCCTGGCTGCGCCAGCTGCTGTTCGGCGGGGTGACGCGCACGGTGCTGCGCACGGCACAGGTGGCGGCCTTCCTGTCGCGATAA
- a CDS encoding molybdopterin binding domain-containing protein, protein MPEIVTAAMLVIGDEILSGRTKDKNIGHLADIMTAVGIDLKEVRIVPDEEDEIIAAVNAVRARYSYVFTTGGIGPTHDDITADSIAKAFGVPCEYDAKAYALLEASYAARGIEYTEARKRMARMPRGADHIDNPVSVAPGFRIGNVHVMAGVPSIFQAMLDNVVPTLKTGTKMLSATVHCPFGEGLVGGPLGEIQKAHPDTIIGSYPKYGDGKFWTELVVRARSQEALDAARADVEAMVAGFAAKAS, encoded by the coding sequence ATGCCTGAAATCGTTACCGCCGCCATGCTTGTCATCGGCGATGAGATTCTGTCCGGCCGCACCAAGGACAAGAACATCGGCCACCTCGCCGACATCATGACCGCCGTCGGCATCGACCTGAAGGAAGTGCGCATCGTTCCCGACGAGGAAGACGAGATCATAGCTGCGGTGAATGCGGTGCGTGCGCGCTACAGCTATGTGTTCACCACCGGCGGCATCGGCCCGACCCATGACGACATCACCGCCGATTCGATTGCCAAGGCGTTCGGCGTGCCCTGCGAATACGACGCCAAGGCCTATGCGCTGCTGGAGGCAAGCTATGCGGCGCGCGGCATCGAATACACCGAGGCGCGCAAGCGCATGGCGCGGATGCCGCGCGGCGCCGACCATATCGACAACCCGGTATCCGTGGCGCCCGGTTTTCGCATCGGCAACGTCCATGTCATGGCCGGCGTGCCCTCGATTTTCCAGGCCATGCTCGACAATGTCGTGCCGACGCTGAAGACCGGCACGAAGATGCTGTCGGCGACGGTGCACTGTCCGTTCGGCGAAGGCCTAGTCGGCGGACCATTGGGCGAGATCCAGAAGGCGCATCCGGACACGATCATCGGCTCCTATCCGAAATATGGCGACGGCAAGTTCTGGACCGAACTGGTCGTTCGCGCCCGCAGCCAGGAGGCGCTTGACGCCGCGCGCGCCGATGTCGAGGCGATGGTGGCGGGTTTCGCCGCCAAGGCGAGTTGA